A genomic window from Candidatus Omnitrophota bacterium includes:
- a CDS encoding site-specific DNA-methyltransferase produces the protein MKNVELNRVYIEDCIEFMKKMPAESVDLTFADPPYNLQKSYSRYKDDKTSHEYIAWCNLWLEQMARILKKTGSLYVLNLPKWAVYHAVFLDRLLCRQNWIVWDALSTPLGKLMPAHYALLFYTKQRKDYVFNPQTTVNDYDSCYREKCVRMRKDIEGRPVSDIWFDLHRIRHSRKRDKHPCQLPLKLLERIILASTNMGGIVFDPFMGVGTTAVVAKLLNRNFIGCEIDNKYEKIISDKVEDYNNYRRELSTIADLERSGKFF, from the coding sequence ATGAAAAATGTGGAATTAAATAGAGTATATATAGAAGACTGCATAGAGTTTATGAAGAAAATGCCCGCAGAATCGGTAGACTTAACATTTGCAGATCCTCCCTATAATCTGCAAAAAAGTTATTCACGCTATAAAGATGATAAAACTAGTCATGAGTATATTGCTTGGTGTAATCTTTGGCTTGAACAGATGGCAAGAATACTTAAAAAAACAGGATCGTTATATGTTTTAAATCTACCAAAATGGGCTGTCTATCATGCTGTCTTTCTTGATAGGCTTCTCTGTAGACAGAACTGGATAGTTTGGGATGCTCTGTCAACCCCTCTTGGAAAACTAATGCCCGCACACTATGCCTTACTCTTTTATACAAAACAAAGAAAAGATTACGTTTTTAATCCTCAAACCACGGTCAATGATTATGATTCATGCTATAGAGAAAAATGTGTCAGAATGAGAAAAGATATAGAGGGCCGCCCGGTATCTGATATTTGGTTCGACCTTCATAGGATAAGACATAGTAGAAAACGCGATAAACACCCCTGCCAACTACCATTGAAATTATTAGAGAGGATTATTTTGGCATCAACGAATATGGGCGGTATAGTATTCGATCCGTTTATGGGAGTGGGAACAACCGCTGTAGTTGCAAAGTTATTAAATAGAAATTTTATAGGTTGCGAAATAGACAATAAGTATGAAAAAATTATCAGTGATAAGGTAGAAGATTATAATAACTATAGGAGGGAGCTCAGTACGATAGCAGATTTGGAAAGGTCAGGAAAGTTCTTTTAA
- a CDS encoding STAS domain-containing protein: MRRPKILRKIKSIVKKRLAPNPPAETHIKSIGSYKSVTIIRLMGSITSQTIHNARSEFSAKTKNKKIKNILFDLKEVTETDTSGIAVLIDLFRVMKTRQMGDKIGLINVPKKIKNLFLISKAKGFFKGYPSEEKAIKALE; this comes from the coding sequence ATGAGACGACCAAAAATCCTACGTAAGATAAAAAGCATAGTTAAAAAGCGACTTGCTCCAAACCCACCCGCAGAAACCCATATCAAAAGTATAGGCTCTTATAAAAGTGTTACTATTATACGCCTCATGGGCAGCATCACCTCACAAACCATCCATAATGCAAGAAGCGAGTTTTCCGCGAAAACGAAAAACAAAAAGATTAAAAATATCCTATTTGATTTAAAAGAAGTGACAGAGACTGATACATCAGGCATAGCTGTTTTGATTGATCTATTCCGAGTGATGAAGACCCGCCAAATGGGGGACAAGATAGGCCTTATTAACGTCCCTAAGAAGATAAAAAACCTGTTTTTGATCTCAAAGGCCAAAGGATTCTTTAAGGGGTACCCGTCGGAAGAAAAGGCCATAAAGGCGCTAGAGTAA
- a CDS encoding MarR family transcriptional regulator codes for MSIFRELGVREGKDRVNEEVIYNIAKAYTVIDGVISGFLSKYDLSPAKFNILLMVKHVGKDKGISQNEISKLLLVTTSNITRMIDKLEKDKYVERISQKGDRRVNLIKITKKGSDLLDKVWPHYKEKIDKLIGNSFSGSEKKILNDSLCKIKNIIKEA; via the coding sequence ATGAGCATTTTTCGTGAACTTGGTGTACGTGAAGGTAAAGACAGAGTAAATGAAGAGGTTATTTATAATATAGCGAAGGCCTACACGGTTATTGATGGTGTTATTTCAGGCTTTCTTTCCAAATACGATTTAAGCCCCGCAAAATTCAATATCCTCCTAATGGTCAAGCATGTCGGTAAAGATAAGGGCATATCCCAGAACGAAATATCGAAGCTCCTTCTCGTGACTACCTCTAATATTACGCGCATGATAGATAAACTTGAAAAAGATAAATATGTTGAGCGCATATCGCAGAAAGGTGATAGGCGGGTAAATCTTATAAAGATTACAAAGAAAGGCTCTGATTTGCTGGATAAAGTTTGGCCTCATTATAAAGAGAAGATAGATAAATTAATAGGTAATAGTTTTTCTGGCAGCGAGAAAAAAATACTGAATGATTCCTTGTGTAAAATAAAAAATATTATAAAGGAGGCATAA
- a CDS encoding DUF2339 domain-containing protein, whose product MITCPKCKKEYDASWKVCIKCNVSLIDDNMTPEAKNEIISIKTALTKLSERINLLEYSLKARKAESVPAPKAVPEVTPEIEAARRELRIKEKPTFKEEIVEEVIEEAKEVKREPVIPKKKWSESFEQMLGGKLFNKLGILAVVIGVALLIGYSFKYLGPIGKIAIGYAFGLGILIFGNHIEKRENFSIYGKTLIGGGWAITYFTTYAMHHIPVVQLIQSPILGILLLMGVSIATVLHIYRYKSELATAFSYLLIFITLMISPVTLYTMLTAALVAISLIFFMYKERWAKFGFYGMAMTYITYAGWLFSVQNTTTGMREFLVASGFLGLYWTIFIIATFLIRDEDNGDEFFGIREKIHLLNTLAASFLMFLVLENGFMRYAQPSLLILAGLYLGLTAISYLIKRRSLYIISSTFSILFTLIFLSMKYTGYPLTASYIILAQVILLAGIMFKESYWRIFSFGFLLLIIGKIFFIDFYVAKNAILLNNISKRTLLLTFAFAVYLIDHIVYTILQKKNLLTTTEKDHPAILSYAYVLIYMVGTWLDLPKVLTAPAWAGLGVVLLQIGISTNNNHQRLQGYILGIGSFVRLLMSNMTIEGGMGSISYRLLSTIPVLMLFYYCLMILNDEKTKAILKDAERKMGVLYPYMVFVALMFLTRYEAPEGMVAPTWGIIALIYSFVGVKSKQAHYLSISSLAAISAAVRAIFINLFAGRYLVGVSTVNIMYPIFTIGALYIGNIIYLTGKEKLIGIEAVGEGPKKHLRSPRLIFGLAATILLTTLLAVKLKDVSLTIGLGLEGLMLFLAGFGLKDKNWRIYGLIVLLLTLLKAFLVDLRQLSTLYYILSLIALGLALLFVSFIYTKYKDKIKKLI is encoded by the coding sequence ATGATAACGTGCCCAAAATGTAAAAAGGAATACGACGCTAGCTGGAAGGTGTGCATAAAATGTAACGTTTCGCTTATTGACGATAATATGACACCGGAGGCAAAGAACGAAATAATTTCTATAAAGACAGCTCTAACAAAATTAAGCGAAAGAATAAATCTCCTCGAATATAGTCTAAAGGCGAGGAAAGCTGAATCCGTACCGGCGCCTAAAGCTGTACCAGAAGTAACGCCTGAAATCGAGGCAGCGAGAAGGGAACTTCGCATCAAGGAGAAGCCTACATTTAAAGAAGAAATAGTAGAAGAAGTGATAGAAGAAGCAAAAGAAGTAAAAAGAGAACCGGTAATCCCCAAAAAGAAATGGTCCGAAAGCTTCGAGCAAATGCTTGGAGGCAAGTTATTTAATAAATTAGGCATTCTTGCCGTTGTGATCGGCGTAGCGCTTTTAATAGGGTATTCCTTTAAATACCTGGGCCCTATCGGAAAAATCGCCATAGGATACGCATTCGGCCTCGGGATCCTTATTTTCGGAAATCATATCGAAAAGAGGGAGAATTTCTCTATTTATGGCAAGACTCTAATCGGAGGTGGCTGGGCAATAACGTATTTTACTACATATGCCATGCACCACATTCCTGTAGTGCAGTTAATACAAAGCCCGATTTTAGGTATATTGTTATTAATGGGCGTTTCAATCGCTACGGTCCTACACATCTATAGGTATAAATCCGAACTAGCGACAGCATTCTCATACCTATTAATTTTTATCACCCTGATGATATCACCGGTCACTTTGTATACCATGCTAACGGCGGCCTTAGTGGCAATATCGCTTATTTTCTTTATGTATAAGGAGAGGTGGGCGAAGTTTGGTTTCTATGGCATGGCGATGACCTATATTACCTATGCCGGCTGGCTTTTTTCTGTTCAGAATACCACTACCGGCATGAGAGAGTTTCTTGTCGCATCGGGGTTTTTAGGGCTTTACTGGACAATATTTATCATAGCGACCTTCCTTATAAGGGACGAAGATAACGGGGATGAATTTTTCGGAATAAGAGAAAAGATCCATCTTCTTAATACGTTAGCCGCGTCATTTTTGATGTTTCTTGTATTGGAAAACGGCTTTATGCGCTACGCGCAACCTTCCTTATTAATACTGGCAGGGCTATATCTGGGCCTTACCGCGATTTCTTATCTTATTAAAAGGAGGTCACTATATATCATCAGTTCAACATTCTCAATCTTATTTACTTTAATTTTCCTATCAATGAAATATACGGGCTATCCCCTCACAGCGTCTTACATAATACTCGCCCAGGTCATATTACTGGCAGGAATAATGTTCAAGGAATCCTACTGGAGAATCTTCTCTTTTGGGTTTTTGCTATTGATTATAGGAAAAATATTCTTTATTGATTTCTATGTCGCGAAGAATGCGATATTGCTTAATAACATAAGCAAAAGGACACTGTTGCTTACATTTGCCTTCGCCGTTTATTTAATAGATCACATCGTATATACAATCCTTCAGAAAAAAAACCTTCTCACCACCACAGAAAAAGACCACCCGGCTATATTATCATATGCCTATGTCCTTATTTATATGGTAGGGACATGGCTTGATTTGCCGAAAGTTCTAACGGCTCCGGCATGGGCCGGCCTTGGTGTAGTACTTTTGCAAATAGGCATTTCGACGAATAATAATCATCAAAGATTGCAAGGTTATATACTCGGCATAGGAAGCTTTGTGAGACTGCTTATGTCCAATATGACTATAGAAGGCGGCATGGGATCCATAAGCTACAGGCTCTTAAGTACAATACCGGTTCTGATGCTCTTCTACTATTGTCTTATGATTTTAAATGATGAAAAGACAAAGGCAATCTTAAAAGACGCGGAAAGGAAGATGGGCGTACTTTATCCTTATATGGTATTTGTCGCTCTTATGTTCTTAACGCGATATGAAGCGCCTGAGGGCATGGTAGCGCCCACATGGGGCATTATAGCCTTGATATATTCGTTTGTTGGGGTTAAGTCTAAACAAGCGCATTATCTTTCAATAAGTTCTCTTGCCGCCATTTCGGCTGCCGTAAGAGCTATTTTTATAAACCTGTTTGCGGGGCGATATCTCGTGGGTGTTTCGACCGTCAATATAATGTACCCCATTTTCACTATCGGCGCATTATATATAGGTAATATCATTTATCTCACCGGAAAAGAAAAATTGATCGGCATAGAGGCTGTCGGAGAAGGCCCAAAGAAGCACTTGCGCTCGCCAAGACTCATATTTGGCCTGGCGGCTACGATTCTTTTAACTACACTCTTAGCGGTGAAATTAAAGGATGTAAGCCTTACGATAGGTCTGGGCTTGGAAGGCCTGATGCTATTTTTGGCCGGATTTGGACTAAAAGATAAAAATTGGAGAATATACGGATTAATAGTGCTTCTTCTCACGCTTTTAAAGGCATTCCTGGTAGATCTGAGGCAACTTAGCACTCTGTACTATATATTGTCACTTATCGCGCTTGGGCTGGCCTTACTATTCGTATCTTTTATATATACTAAATATAAAGATAAGATCAAAAAGCTGATATAG
- a CDS encoding M48 family metalloprotease has product MKPRHIFLIFSILVTVFAIALIMFKGHPTDKVSFDSVAQVFESALHHIDKTGHILTSVTDQEEMQIGDGIAKDIARNYSFRQSKNAQLEKYVSDVGKRVARDVNRKGIKYTFHIVEQDYPNAFALPGGHIYITTGLLKELKSEAELASILGHEITHVDAKHCIEAIQYKIAAEKITGANMDTFVDIGYQIFLRPGYSEFQEQEADKGGVYLSYMAGYHPLGAIAALECLKKHESGYDYGAMTPIGDTISATVGLLGRYFDTHPPVQSRIEYLTRYIADNGLVDSKRKYYIGQKNYKEKKCRTGKPYSGELKIDYVLVK; this is encoded by the coding sequence ATGAAACCACGACACATATTCTTAATATTCAGCATTTTGGTAACTGTTTTTGCAATAGCTCTTATCATGTTTAAAGGGCACCCTACTGACAAGGTAAGCTTTGATTCCGTTGCGCAGGTTTTTGAGAGCGCCTTGCATCATATCGATAAGACGGGCCATATACTGACCTCAGTTACCGATCAGGAAGAGATGCAAATAGGGGATGGGATAGCCAAGGATATCGCAAGAAATTATTCTTTTAGGCAATCCAAGAACGCACAGTTGGAGAAATATGTAAGTGATGTCGGCAAAAGAGTCGCGAGGGATGTAAATAGAAAGGGCATAAAATATACGTTTCACATTGTGGAACAAGACTACCCAAATGCGTTCGCCCTTCCCGGCGGGCACATTTATATTACCACAGGCTTATTGAAGGAATTGAAATCTGAAGCTGAATTGGCGTCTATTCTGGGCCACGAGATAACACACGTAGATGCCAAGCATTGTATAGAGGCGATACAGTATAAGATTGCCGCTGAAAAAATAACCGGCGCAAATATGGATACTTTTGTCGATATCGGATATCAGATTTTCCTGAGGCCTGGGTATTCGGAGTTTCAGGAGCAGGAGGCGGATAAAGGGGGCGTATATCTTTCCTATATGGCTGGTTACCATCCTTTAGGCGCCATCGCTGCCCTTGAATGCCTGAAAAAACACGAGTCGGGCTATGATTACGGAGCAATGACGCCCATAGGGGATACGATAAGCGCAACTGTAGGATTATTGGGAAGGTATTTCGATACTCATCCGCCGGTTCAATCCAGGATAGAGTACCTTACCAGATATATTGCCGATAACGGATTAGTCGATAGTAAAAGAAAATATTACATCGGTCAGAAAAACTACAAAGAAAAGAAATGCCGCACCGGAAAACCTTATTCTGGCGAATTAAAAATTGACTATGTACTGGTAAAGTAA
- a CDS encoding HEAT repeat domain-containing protein, whose product MLRLKILIIAVAIFCNTSSFADEIDNYIEDSKSENRQVRAGYAETLGNYKDERAFKRLLELVQDNDAYVRWRAAESLAKFGDKRAVPVLKEVIIKTKDSKDDLRGYLVEALYQLDDESLMPFWIECLQEQDRTLTETFVKAMVKYDYRSKVASDILIKDLQNENEWIKKCAAYALAYTHETKAFDALLPLLIDSSAEVREMAILALGFLGNNEATPYIVLALKDDNWRVQQAAFYSLYRLVDPRASFGLIDALKLPKDSYFRAYAVVALGRIKSKEAVPVLLAILEEPVPDNLSKMPPRADAVKALGEIGDERAMEKLEKLFKDVTSDNARFFSSSGSGGSDSGSPGYGIPPLEKGYPITSHVSNSPALFKYSSEDSILNDPDYSNEISVIIKKAILKIKAAKTEPNSENFTREQYDEMMKNAQAKLESFKPAYSDSLINQLKNSKEEWLRADAAKKLGDLREAKALPYLMVALKDSTSDNVRGTVATALGKLGQKEAIAPLQETFQTDDEKFVREDAAEALCLIADTHNDIEFLRKMILEGKDDEIAANCLWKLGEENRKNYRSILPECLNSNKQMLKQNAERIIAKISDEEKSKVTKAAKPEENLSAIPPKDSNLEKIKVDLKSNDVNVRRDAVQELTQLSDGNLEASRLLEGYLRDPDIRIRRRAAVAAALRNKTAIPILLEMLKDEKVINNYFSYEKIMTGPSREYNSADIEEIGDDFDMVGSAISVLGIMKVHEAANVVTRFLKKESSFSPIIIQALGSMNNPEVISAIRPFLDNKETRKEAIVALAKLGDATVLPLLMEELKGELRGIYWYELQTAFIGIGKPAVPELIKLLKNDNPKIKEMAILALGAIGDKSATVHLLKMIDENNPKVTGDVVLALGRLGDKDALPKLIELYNNKKVNLRKELLIAFSNLADTRIKPILIEAAQDQNLDFEFRCAAIQTLGKIKDEDIAPLLEGYLKEDNKMLGLNAAYALCKSGKMEYESYLWNALNDAQLSMQSMMFLIDLKGEPGIEQIVEKTSKNKTADEKDIMRQQLQQMYNMMKRENI is encoded by the coding sequence ATGCTAAGATTAAAAATTTTGATAATCGCTGTAGCTATTTTTTGCAACACTTCATCCTTTGCCGATGAAATAGACAATTATATAGAAGATTCTAAAAGCGAAAACCGCCAAGTAAGGGCTGGTTATGCCGAAACACTGGGAAACTATAAAGATGAAAGAGCATTTAAAAGATTGCTTGAATTGGTCCAGGATAATGACGCCTATGTCCGATGGAGAGCGGCTGAGTCGTTGGCAAAATTTGGCGATAAAAGGGCAGTGCCAGTCCTTAAAGAAGTTATTATAAAAACAAAGGATTCAAAAGATGATTTAAGGGGCTACTTGGTAGAGGCGCTTTATCAATTAGACGACGAATCGCTGATGCCTTTTTGGATAGAATGCCTCCAAGAACAAGATAGGACCTTGACAGAAACATTTGTAAAAGCAATGGTAAAATATGATTATCGCAGTAAGGTTGCTTCGGATATTTTGATAAAAGATCTACAAAATGAAAATGAATGGATAAAGAAGTGCGCGGCTTACGCATTGGCGTATACTCACGAGACCAAAGCATTTGACGCCCTATTGCCACTTCTAATAGATTCTTCCGCAGAGGTTCGCGAAATGGCAATTTTGGCTTTAGGCTTCCTGGGGAATAACGAGGCAACGCCCTATATAGTCTTAGCCCTGAAAGACGATAATTGGCGCGTGCAACAGGCAGCATTTTATAGTCTTTATCGTCTTGTCGACCCCAGAGCTTCATTTGGTCTTATCGATGCTTTAAAATTGCCTAAAGATAGTTATTTTAGGGCATATGCTGTAGTTGCATTGGGCAGAATAAAAAGCAAGGAAGCCGTTCCTGTTCTATTGGCTATTCTTGAAGAACCCGTGCCTGACAATCTATCTAAGATGCCTCCTAGAGCTGATGCAGTAAAAGCTCTGGGAGAGATCGGTGATGAGAGGGCCATGGAAAAGCTAGAGAAGCTCTTTAAAGATGTAACATCTGATAATGCACGGTTCTTTTCCTCTTCCGGAAGCGGCGGCAGCGATAGCGGTAGTCCTGGTTATGGTATACCACCTTTGGAAAAAGGTTATCCCATAACAAGCCATGTTTCTAATAGCCCGGCCCTATTCAAGTATTCTTCGGAAGATAGCATTTTGAACGATCCTGATTACTCAAATGAAATAAGTGTAATTATTAAAAAAGCCATATTGAAAATTAAAGCAGCCAAAACCGAGCCAAATTCCGAAAACTTTACCAGAGAGCAGTATGATGAAATGATGAAAAATGCGCAGGCTAAACTTGAAAGCTTTAAACCGGCTTATTCTGACTCACTAATAAATCAGTTAAAAAACAGCAAAGAAGAATGGTTAAGAGCAGATGCAGCAAAAAAATTGGGTGACTTAAGAGAAGCTAAGGCGCTTCCTTATTTAATGGTAGCTCTTAAGGATTCAACAAGCGACAATGTTCGAGGTACAGTGGCGACCGCTTTGGGTAAATTAGGCCAGAAAGAAGCAATTGCTCCATTACAAGAGACTTTTCAGACAGACGACGAAAAGTTTGTTAGAGAAGATGCAGCAGAGGCGTTGTGTCTAATAGCAGACACCCATAACGACATAGAGTTTTTACGGAAGATGATATTAGAGGGGAAGGATGATGAAATAGCCGCTAATTGCCTCTGGAAATTAGGCGAAGAGAATAGAAAAAACTATAGATCAATTTTGCCGGAATGTCTAAATAGCAACAAACAGATGCTCAAACAAAATGCCGAACGAATTATAGCTAAAATCAGTGATGAAGAAAAAAGTAAAGTAACAAAGGCGGCTAAGCCAGAAGAAAATTTGAGCGCTATTCCTCCGAAAGATTCCAATCTAGAGAAAATTAAAGTGGATTTAAAGAGTAATGATGTTAATGTGCGAAGAGATGCCGTGCAAGAACTTACGCAACTTAGCGATGGGAACTTAGAAGCATCTCGATTGCTTGAAGGATACTTAAGGGATCCTGATATAAGAATACGGAGACGAGCAGCAGTAGCAGCGGCGTTAAGAAACAAAACCGCTATTCCCATTTTGCTTGAAATGTTAAAGGATGAAAAGGTAATAAACAATTATTTTTCATATGAAAAAATTATGACCGGTCCTTCGAGAGAATATAATAGCGCAGATATCGAAGAAATAGGCGACGATTTTGATATGGTAGGATCGGCTATAAGCGTACTGGGGATTATGAAGGTGCATGAAGCGGCTAATGTTGTAACTAGATTTCTCAAGAAAGAATCCTCTTTTTCTCCCATTATTATACAGGCTTTAGGAAGTATGAATAACCCGGAAGTTATTTCTGCGATACGCCCGTTTTTAGATAATAAAGAAACACGAAAAGAAGCAATTGTAGCCCTTGCGAAACTCGGAGATGCAACAGTTCTCCCATTATTAATGGAGGAACTTAAAGGTGAACTTCGTGGCATATACTGGTACGAATTACAAACGGCTTTCATTGGCATAGGCAAGCCTGCCGTGCCCGAATTAATAAAATTATTAAAAAACGACAATCCAAAAATTAAAGAAATGGCAATTTTAGCTTTAGGAGCCATAGGTGATAAATCTGCTACGGTACATTTACTGAAAATGATCGATGAAAATAACCCTAAAGTTACAGGTGATGTTGTGCTAGCACTCGGGCGATTAGGCGATAAAGATGCATTACCCAAGTTGATCGAGCTTTATAATAATAAAAAAGTAAATCTTCGTAAGGAGCTATTGATTGCTTTTAGTAATTTAGCCGATACGAGAATTAAGCCCATCCTTATCGAGGCAGCACAAGATCAAAACCTAGATTTCGAATTTAGATGCGCGGCTATTCAAACACTGGGGAAGATAAAAGACGAAGATATTGCGCCTCTTCTAGAAGGTTATTTGAAGGAAGATAATAAAATGTTGGGATTAAACGCTGCATATGCCCTTTGCAAAAGCGGAAAGATGGAATACGAGTCTTATTTATGGAATGCCTTAAATGATGCACAACTTAGCATGCAGAGCATGATGTTTCTTATCGATTTAAAGGGCGAGCCAGGAATAGAGCAGATTGTCGAAAAGACCTCTAAAAATAAGACTGCGGATGAAAAAGATATTATGCGGCAGCAACTGCAACAAATGTACAATATGATGAAAAGAGAAAATATATAG
- a CDS encoding alpha/beta fold hydrolase has translation MIKHGKFLKTQDNHKIAYAHYDEGHKKAVIIAPGFFNSKDAILLKKLKDHLIDTYDVVMFDFRGHGESSGLFTWTAKESLDLERVIDYAKTRYSKIGLIGFSFGAAISIQVVAKDKSIASFISISAPQDPAKVDYHFLDLDIENDIIYNLREGRIGKGVRPGPFWHAKKKPIDLVDKIMCPILYIHGDNDWVIRHAHSQKLYEKTKSKKKIAIIKDGPHAEYLLRKNTGETIPLIQEWFKETL, from the coding sequence ATGATAAAACATGGAAAATTCCTAAAAACTCAGGATAATCATAAAATTGCATATGCTCATTATGATGAAGGGCATAAGAAAGCTGTTATCATTGCCCCAGGCTTCTTTAATAGCAAAGACGCGATTCTTCTCAAGAAGCTCAAAGATCATCTGATCGATACTTATGATGTAGTGATGTTTGATTTTCGGGGCCATGGCGAGAGTTCAGGGCTTTTTACATGGACCGCAAAGGAGAGTTTGGATTTAGAGCGGGTAATAGATTACGCCAAGACTCGATACAGTAAAATCGGGCTTATAGGTTTTTCCTTTGGCGCGGCAATAAGTATCCAGGTAGTAGCAAAAGATAAGAGCATAGCGAGTTTTATCTCAATAAGCGCCCCCCAAGATCCCGCCAAGGTAGACTACCATTTCCTGGACCTCGATATCGAAAACGATATTATTTATAACCTCCGTGAAGGCAGAATAGGTAAAGGCGTCCGGCCGGGACCCTTTTGGCATGCGAAGAAAAAGCCGATCGATTTAGTAGATAAAATTATGTGCCCCATACTGTATATTCACGGTGACAATGATTGGGTTATCAGGCATGCGCATTCCCAAAAGCTATACGAAAAGACCAAGTCAAAGAAGAAAATCGCAATAATTAAAGACGGTCCTCACGCAGAGTATCTTTTGCGGAAAAACACGGGTGAGACCATACCTCTTATACAAGAGTGGTTTAAAGAGACGTTGTAG
- a CDS encoding rhomboid family intramembrane serine protease, with amino-acid sequence MKLFSLEHVDVHLCEKCHGIWFDKDSFHAVLKFLEEDPTVLHDTYNPFTKKICVIDPKLYVRRNCPRCRKAMEQFNYAYDSNIFLDKCASCGGIWTDKGEILKAARHNKGYPKLEAIGNEMIKSAKNDETLKELSQLADDLSSSGTLAILMPKIILPLSDDTPRQRFPVVTLSIILLNIVAFIGEITAIGRGVDLTPLTVVPSAIAQGRNLYSLITAMFMHAGFLHLFFNMFFFWIFGDNVEDYLGHIRYLFLYLVFGICGGLLFTLTSLNTPLAAVSCVGASGAISGIVAAYFLIYPHAHVNILFFTKIIRAPAFLYIGWYIIMQIIFVGSKLATGYETVGYSAHLGGIISALIIVYLIKRLKEKTKTDNEEMAEIS; translated from the coding sequence ATGAAACTCTTCAGCCTAGAACATGTCGACGTGCATCTATGCGAGAAATGCCACGGGATATGGTTTGATAAAGACTCCTTTCATGCTGTATTAAAATTTCTTGAAGAAGACCCTACGGTCCTCCATGATACATACAATCCCTTTACTAAAAAAATCTGTGTTATCGATCCTAAACTTTACGTTCGCAGAAACTGCCCGCGATGCAGAAAGGCCATGGAGCAGTTTAATTACGCATATGATTCCAATATATTTCTGGATAAATGCGCATCATGCGGAGGCATATGGACCGATAAGGGCGAGATACTGAAAGCGGCAAGGCATAATAAAGGTTATCCCAAGCTGGAAGCCATCGGCAATGAAATGATAAAATCCGCAAAAAATGACGAGACTTTAAAAGAACTAAGCCAACTGGCCGATGATCTAAGCTCCTCTGGAACTCTTGCTATACTTATGCCCAAGATTATACTGCCCCTAAGCGATGATACGCCGCGGCAGCGATTTCCGGTAGTAACTTTGTCTATAATATTGCTGAATATTGTAGCATTTATAGGAGAGATTACCGCGATTGGCAGAGGCGTGGATCTCACGCCCCTAACCGTCGTCCCGTCCGCAATAGCGCAAGGCAGGAATCTCTATTCGCTTATTACGGCTATGTTTATGCATGCGGGTTTTTTGCATTTGTTTTTTAATATGTTTTTCTTCTGGATTTTTGGAGATAATGTAGAAGATTATCTTGGGCATATAAGATATCTATTCCTATATTTAGTTTTCGGAATATGCGGCGGCCTGCTTTTTACCCTTACAAGCTTAAATACTCCATTAGCTGCAGTATCTTGCGTAGGCGCAAGCGGAGCCATATCCGGTATTGTGGCGGCGTATTTTCTCATTTATCCTCACGCGCATGTAAACATCCTCTTTTTTACCAAAATCATTAGGGCACCCGCATTCTTATATATCGGCTGGTATATAATAATGCAAATTATTTTTGTAGGAAGTAAGCTGGCAACCGGTTACGAGACAGTTGGTTACTCCGCGCATTTGGGAGGAATAATAAGCGCTTTAATCATAGTATATCTGATCAAGCGTCTTAAGGAAAAGACCAAAACAGATAATGAGGAAATGGCGGAGATATCTTAG